A section of the Vicia villosa cultivar HV-30 ecotype Madison, WI unplaced genomic scaffold, Vvil1.0 ctg.000935F_1_1, whole genome shotgun sequence genome encodes:
- the LOC131632335 gene encoding uncharacterized protein LOC131632335, which produces MDTPIDTVKEARRHTHTYSFFREPLTALEGLSSLMTAFCLKSFTDNYGNILTLLETVVETPALQTLMQFYDPEMRCFTFQDYQLAPTLEEYSIILNLKVKGEVPFIDVPKEVNFKLITAALYLSIKEVSDNWKSNGGVSGFSLKFLVRKAKEEFEKKNWNAYNALLAVAIYGIVMFPNVPNFVDSAAVHIFMGKNPIPTLLADTYYAVHSRYEKRGGAITCCLQLLFIWFLSLLPSKGPFVKTRETLKWTHRIMSLTSYDIQWPKYRINVSEVIVGCGKFDNVPLVGTRGCINYNPVVSLRQLGYTLKDKPADHLIAETVYFEKGSDPEKLKEIIVAWKKIRKHNGAHLGKKESLALTPYVEWIVKRVGNLLLPYDRVAPLQKQPPLILSEFVPTELYKDALVTNYRLHEREKETNLKFFEERDAKMRLMHQLKQVEGASSSQASARRRPYELLEEDLYQKQQECLQLQRSESSLKRQKRDSDKQLAEEKAKTARLEEELRRLRAQRRGDGEVHSVARRS; this is translated from the coding sequence ATGGACACTCCCATTGATACTGTCAAGGAGGCAAGGAGACATACGCATACTTACAGTTTCTTCCGAGAGCCGTTGACCGCCTTAGAGGGTTTGAGTTCATTGATGACCGCTTTCTGCTTGAAGAGTTTCACGGATAATTATGGGAATATCTTGACTTTGTTGGAAACCGTGGTTGAGACTCCTGCTTTGCAAACTTTGATGCAATTCTATGATCCTGAAATGAGGTGTTTCACGTTCCAGGATTACCAGTTGGCTCCGACATTGGAAGAATACTCTATCATTCTTAATCTCAAGGTAAAAGGCGAAGTGCCATTCATTGACGTTCCAAAAGAAGTGAATTTCAAGTTGATCActgctgctctttatttgagcataaaagAAGTATCTGATAATTGGAAGTCGAATGGAGGTGTCTCGGGGTTCTCTTTGAAGTTCTTGGTGAGAAAAGCTAAAGAGGAATTTGAGAAAAAGAATTGGAACGCGTACAATGCATTGCTTGCTGTGGCTATTTACGGGATTGTGATGTTCCCGAATGTTCCCAATTTTGTAGACTCGGCCGCGGTACACATCTTCATGGGAAAGAATCCTATTCCTACTTTGTTGGCCGATACTTACTATGCCGTTCATTCCCGATATGAGAAACGTGGCGGTGCTATCACTTgttgccttcaattgttgttcatcTGGTTCCTCTCTTTGTTGCCCAGCAAAGGACCTTTTGTGAAGACAAGGGAGACACTTAAGTGGACCCACAGGATTATGTCACTTACCTCTTATGACATCCAGTGGCCAAAGTATCGAATTAACGTTTCTGAAGTGATTGTTGGATGCGGTAAGTTTGATAATGTTCCTTTGGTTGGTACCAGAGGTTGCATCAATTACAATCCCGTGGTATCCTTGCGTCAGTTGGGGTATACGTTGAAAGACAAGCCAGCAGATCACTTGATAGCGGAGACAGTCTATTTTGAGAAGGGGTCGGATCCAGAAAAGTTGAAGGAGATAATTGTGGCTTGGAAGAAGATCCGTAAGCATAATGGAGCCCATTTAGGGAAGAAGGAATCACTTGCTTTGACaccgtatgttgaatggattgtgaAACGGGTTGGAAACTTGTTGCTGCCATATGACAGGGTTGCACCacttcaaaagcaacctcctttgaTTCTATCTGAATTTGTGCCAACAGAACTTTACAAGGATGCTCTGGTTACCAACTACAGGTTGcatgaaagagagaaagagaccaatttgaagttctttgaaGAGAGAGATGCAAAGATGAGGTTGATGCACCAGCTCAAGCAAGTCGAAGGCGCAAGTTCAAGTCAAGCCAGTGCCCGGAGGCGTCCCTATGAGTTGCTAGAGGAAGATTTGTATCAGAAGCAGCAAGAGTGTCTACAGTTACAGAGATCAGAGAGTAGTCTCAAGAGGCAGAAGCGGGATTCAGATAAACAGCTAGCAGAAGAGAAGGCTAAGACTGCTCGGCTTGAAGAAGAACTAAGAAGACTTCGAGCCCAACGGAGAGGAGATGGAGAAGTTCATTCTGTTGCCAGGCGATCCTAG
- the LOC131632337 gene encoding uncharacterized protein LOC131632337, translating into MTEREMIDMFTSTLSGHYYLACSASANFSEMVRYGERVEMGLKMGKIQLGASSNSTVGKKQAEVPQQQQQQGQRSSNDRYPPRIRPHRKIDPIPMTYAQVLQHLLKIEKITLRDAPNAPDTQSPNYNANARCAFHSGAAGHDTERCIALKNKQHLINSGIFPGCGVDCENCKSQPEGCADLKGMVQKLIDEGPLQFYRRLRGEKSKDGEVSVISIPYDPVVPICIQVPIQIPVSIPYEEQQAALMITVPGPIPYESEKAIPWHYGSDVYYYGTKEEGEPSKEKFVEASVANTDNFTGTGRITRSGRVFSPQLVQNNEDALAKAKGKQVVPDVQNSPIQSGAPDNAVSSKDEISVNQLEAVANNISAGNGLGFTDRDLPPEGRNHNKALHISMECKGTTLSRVLVDTGSSLNVLPKSALMRIDYAGVELRPTTMNQAIPSFAPIKDITNLHYLKMARFAVTEFDNKEGALLEFEKLIKGEYQSFNDGTTFRLTLSAKNRLFSHDYEAVIWESAFGSPWDLASFKRA; encoded by the exons ATGACTGAACGTGAGATGATTGACATGTTCACCAGTACTTTGTCTGGACACTATTATTTGGCTTGCAGTGCTTCAGCAAACTTTtctgaaatggtgagatatggTGAACGAGTTGAGATGGGTCtaaagatggggaaaattcagTTGGGAGCTTCTTCTAATTCTACTGTTGGTAAGAAGCAAGCTGAAG taccacaacaacaacaacagcagggACAGCGTTCCAGTAATGATCGCTATCCTCCCAGGATTAGGCCTCACAGAAAGATTGatccgattcctatgacctatgctCAGGTGCTGCAACATTTGCTTAAGATTGAGaagattactttgagagatgctccgaATGCTCCGGACACACAATCTCCGAATTACAATGCGAATGCACGGTGTGCTTTTCATTCAGGTGCTGCTGGGCATGATACCGAGAGGTGTATTGCGTTGAAGAATAAG CAACATCTGATTAATAGCGGTATCTTCCCGGGCTGTGGTGTTGATTGTGAGAATTGCAAAAGTCAACCTGAAGGTTGTGCTGATTTGAAAGGTATGGTACAAAAGCTGATTGATGAGGGTCCTCTTCAGTTCTATCGAAGGTTGAGAGGTGAGAAGAGTAAGGACGGTGAAGTGTCTGTGATCTCAATTCCTTATGATCCAGTTGTTCCAATATGTATCCAAGTGCCTATTCAGATACCTGTCAGTATCCCGTATGAGGAACAACAAGCGGCGTTGATGATTACTGTGCCAGGGCCTATTCCGTATGAGAGTGAGAAGGCCATCCCTTGGCATTATGGTTCAGACGTATATTACTATGGCACGAAGGAAGAAGGCGAGCCATCTAAAGAGAAGTTTGTTGAGGCCTCAGTTGCAAACACTGATAATTTCACCGGTACTGGTAGGATCACTCGCAGTGGTAGGGTGTTCTCTCCTCAGCTTGTTCAAAACAATGAAGATGCTTTGGCTAAGGCCAAAGGAAAACAAGTAGTGCCCGATGTCCAGAACTCTCCGATTCAGAGTGGGGCACCTGATAATGCTgtgtcttccaaggat GAAATATCTGTGAACCAGTTAGAGGCGGTGGCCAATAATATTTCAGCTGGAAATGGTTTGGGATTTACTGATCGTGATCTTCCTCCTGAGGGGAGAAACCACAACAAGGCGTTGCATATTTCAATGgagtgtaaggggacgactttgtcTCGTGTGTTGGTTGATACTGGTTCTTCCTTGAATGTGCTTCCCAAATCGGCCCTTATGAGAATCGACTATGCTGGTGTTGAGTTGAGGCCCA CCACCATGAATCAAGCTATACCAAGTTTTGCTCCCATAAAGGACATCACTAATTTACACTATCTGAAAATGGCCCGTTTTGCTGTCACTGAGTTTGACAATAAAGAAGGAGCATTACTAGAGTTTGAGAAACTTATCAAAGGTGAATACCAATCTTTCAACGATGGAACCACCTTCCGACTCACTCTCTCCGCCAAAAATAGGTTATTTTCTCACGATTATGAAGCTGTTATATGGGAATCGGCATTTGGATCGCCATGGGACCTCGCTTCCTTTAAACGTGcttga